In one Mucilaginibacter ginsenosidivorax genomic region, the following are encoded:
- a CDS encoding rhomboid family intramembrane serine protease, whose amino-acid sequence MNGYNQSPFANITPVVKNLLVINIVVFIGAVSIGRFFPNVMHYLPVYYFNSPNFKLWEIITYMFMHAGLDQPQHILFNMFALFSFGPILEYSLGPRKFLNLYLLCGIGAVVCNQLVQAYEVHAITGAFTISDPASDASYLAYGEVLGAKLWAIYHGSVVGASGAIFGLLVTFGMMFPNMELMMLFIPVPIKAKYIIPGYILLELWLIYKQSPTDNVAHFAHIGGALIGYIMVKIWRLQHN is encoded by the coding sequence ATGAACGGATACAATCAATCGCCTTTTGCCAATATCACACCGGTAGTAAAAAATCTGCTGGTTATAAATATCGTTGTTTTTATCGGGGCTGTCTCTATCGGTCGGTTTTTTCCTAATGTGATGCATTACCTGCCGGTATACTACTTCAATTCGCCAAATTTCAAGTTGTGGGAAATCATTACATACATGTTTATGCATGCTGGTTTGGATCAGCCGCAACATATCCTTTTTAACATGTTTGCTCTTTTTTCTTTTGGGCCAATATTGGAGTATTCGCTTGGCCCCAGAAAATTTTTAAACCTGTATCTCCTCTGCGGTATTGGCGCTGTGGTTTGCAATCAACTGGTTCAGGCTTATGAAGTGCACGCAATAACCGGCGCATTTACTATTAGCGATCCAGCATCAGATGCATCCTATCTAGCCTACGGCGAGGTGCTGGGGGCAAAGCTTTGGGCCATATATCATGGTTCAGTAGTCGGTGCATCTGGTGCCATCTTTGGTTTACTGGTAACATTCGGCATGATGTTTCCTAATATGGAGCTCATGATGTTATTTATCCCGGTACCAATTAAAGCAAAGTACATTATCCCGGGATATATATTGCTTGAACTTTGGCTGATTTATAAACAAAGCCCAACAGATAATGTTGCCCATTTTGCCCACATTGGCGGGGCATTAATTGGTTATATTATGGTAAAAATTTGGCGATTGCAGCACAACTAA
- a CDS encoding rhomboid family protein has protein sequence MSTLWQNIQYKMLRSGNKLNLLIGINVIVFLAINLSAIVEQLFTGFGNSAILKYTTEYLLLPAALPKMLTHFWTLLTYMFMHAGVLHILFNMLWLYWMGQIFEEYLGNKRTIGLYIMGGLAGALLYLLCLNVLPAFTSLNAAANSTIVGASASVMAIVVATATLLPNYTISLIFIGPVKLKWIVLFILIIDFLNIVGPNAGGEIAHIGGALIGFIYIKQLQKGHDWITGIANIFKSKSKLKVVYSNTGKNSAEYPRQDEIDRILDKISQTGVDSLSRQEKETLARASKNEK, from the coding sequence ATGAGCACCCTTTGGCAAAATATCCAATACAAAATGTTGCGGTCGGGCAATAAGCTCAACCTGCTTATTGGTATTAATGTGATTGTTTTTTTGGCAATAAATCTATCTGCAATTGTCGAGCAGCTTTTTACGGGCTTTGGCAATAGCGCCATACTAAAATATACCACCGAATATCTTTTGCTGCCGGCTGCACTGCCGAAAATGCTAACCCATTTTTGGACGTTGCTTACTTATATGTTCATGCACGCCGGTGTTTTGCATATATTATTTAACATGCTTTGGCTGTATTGGATGGGGCAAATATTTGAAGAATACCTGGGCAATAAGCGCACCATAGGCTTGTACATTATGGGTGGACTCGCTGGAGCTCTGCTTTATTTATTATGTTTAAATGTACTGCCCGCTTTTACCAGTTTAAACGCCGCGGCCAATAGTACTATTGTTGGTGCATCTGCCAGTGTTATGGCTATAGTGGTGGCCACAGCCACATTATTACCTAATTATACCATATCCCTCATATTTATTGGCCCGGTAAAATTAAAGTGGATAGTGCTTTTTATACTGATAATTGACTTTTTAAATATTGTTGGCCCTAACGCCGGTGGCGAAATTGCCCATATCGGCGGTGCTTTAATTGGTTTCATTTATATAAAGCAACTTCAAAAAGGCCATGATTGGATAACCGGTATCGCCAATATTTTCAAATCAAAGTCAAAATTAAAGGTGGTATACAGCAATACCGGTAAAAACAGCGCCGAATATCCCCGTCAGGACGAAATTGACCGTATATTAGATAAAATATCACAAACGGGCGTTGATAGCCTGAGCAGACAGGAGAAAGAGACATTAGCCCGCGCAAGCAAGAATGAAAAATAA
- a CDS encoding endonuclease/exonuclease/phosphatase family protein has product MKNKKSGLGFIDKVFLWINLLLCVALLLSYLAPSVNPNTFWLIAFFGLAYPPILLLNVIMMLVWLLRWRWPAALSMITILIGWGVLNNNVGLRTASTFSPAPGINSIRLMTYNVHNFKRYGAKNDVSTKHEILELINDQKPDIIGFQEFYTRYKGEYDMRDSIVKIMGANNYYFEPLNFNSSEAIGMAVFSKYPIVAKGLIQLAADRSSANQCLYIDVKKGEKTFRVYSLHLQSIKFNPEDYKYLDSVSKKGKTDMQSTKRLGGKLKAAFIKRSEQVFKIKAHAAQCPYPYIISGDFNDTPTSFAVNQMAKGLKNAFREKGAGFGRTYNGDFPNYQIDYIMVSPQFDVASYLIVEKKLSDHFPLRSDLILN; this is encoded by the coding sequence ATGAAAAATAAAAAAAGTGGATTAGGTTTTATTGATAAAGTATTTTTATGGATAAACCTGCTGCTTTGCGTTGCTTTATTGCTTAGTTATCTGGCGCCCTCGGTTAACCCCAACACTTTTTGGCTGATTGCTTTTTTTGGCCTGGCCTACCCGCCAATACTTTTGCTTAATGTAATCATGATGCTGGTTTGGCTGTTACGCTGGCGCTGGCCTGCGGCGCTTTCGATGATAACTATCTTGATTGGCTGGGGCGTGCTCAATAACAATGTGGGATTGCGTACGGCATCAACATTTTCGCCGGCGCCGGGTATCAATTCCATACGGTTGATGACTTATAACGTGCATAACTTTAAACGTTATGGGGCAAAAAACGATGTATCTACCAAGCACGAGATCCTGGAGTTAATCAATGATCAAAAGCCGGATATTATCGGTTTCCAGGAGTTTTATACCCGCTACAAAGGCGAGTACGATATGCGCGACTCGATTGTAAAAATAATGGGCGCCAATAATTATTATTTCGAGCCGCTTAATTTCAATAGCTCGGAAGCAATCGGGATGGCTGTTTTCTCAAAATATCCCATTGTAGCAAAAGGTTTAATCCAACTGGCGGCCGATAGGTCATCAGCAAACCAGTGTTTGTACATTGATGTTAAAAAAGGCGAAAAAACATTCAGGGTTTACAGTCTTCATCTGCAATCCATCAAATTTAACCCCGAAGATTATAAATACCTGGATAGCGTATCAAAAAAAGGCAAAACAGATATGCAATCAACCAAAAGGCTGGGCGGCAAACTGAAGGCGGCATTTATAAAGCGGAGCGAACAGGTTTTTAAAATAAAAGCTCATGCAGCACAATGCCCATATCCCTATATCATATCCGGCGATTTTAACGATACCCCTACATCCTTTGCGGTTAACCAAATGGCAAAAGGACTTAAAAACGCGTTCCGCGAAAAAGGAGCCGGGTTTGGGCGCACCTATAATGGCGATTTTCCCAATTACCAGATAGATTACATAATGGTAAGTCCGCAATTTGATGTGGCATCGTACCTGATTGTTGAAAAAAAGCTTTCTGATCATTTTCCGCTACGGAGCGACCTGATCTTGAATTAA
- a CDS encoding NAD-dependent epimerase/dehydratase family protein: protein MEILVTGSSGQLGSATVKHLKTFDHRVTGIDLTPSATTDNIIDIKSKSEIENLCGGFDAIIHTAAVHGKHYELNYPREAFIQTNIIGTLNLLNACVKHGVNRFLYTSTTSIYGSALVDHAKAVWVDENLPEKPRDIYDITKQTTEQLCKDFFYKEGLQASVYRVGRFLPEDDNLKINHRIYRGLDERDGAEALRLALGITFADFEIFNISSGSPFGKDDLVRLKHNPEEVILKYFPEAKDIYSHKNWVFPESIDRVYVCDKAKQVLGYRPQFDFEYLLQQ, encoded by the coding sequence ATGGAAATTCTGGTTACAGGTTCATCCGGTCAGTTAGGTTCGGCCACCGTAAAACATTTAAAGACGTTTGACCATCGTGTTACAGGTATTGACCTGACGCCCTCGGCCACTACCGACAACATTATCGACATAAAAAGCAAAAGCGAGATCGAAAACCTTTGCGGCGGTTTTGATGCCATTATTCATACTGCAGCCGTACATGGCAAGCATTATGAACTTAATTACCCCAGGGAAGCTTTTATACAAACAAATATTATAGGCACGCTTAATTTACTTAATGCCTGTGTTAAACACGGTGTAAACAGGTTTTTGTATACCAGTACAACATCCATTTACGGCAGCGCTTTAGTTGACCACGCGAAGGCAGTTTGGGTGGATGAAAACCTGCCCGAAAAACCACGCGATATTTATGATATCACCAAGCAAACAACCGAGCAGCTTTGCAAAGATTTTTTTTATAAAGAAGGCCTGCAAGCATCAGTATACCGCGTTGGGCGTTTTTTGCCCGAGGATGATAACCTTAAAATAAACCACCGGATTTATAGAGGCCTGGATGAGCGCGATGGCGCCGAGGCATTACGACTGGCATTGGGTATAACGTTTGCCGATTTCGAAATCTTTAATATATCCAGCGGGTCGCCATTTGGCAAGGATGACCTTGTTAGGCTTAAACACAACCCCGAAGAAGTTATCCTTAAATATTTCCCCGAAGCCAAAGACATCTATAGCCATAAAAACTGGGTATTTCCCGAAAGTATTGATCGTGTTTATGTTTGCGATAAAGCCAAACAGGTTTTGGGTTACCGACCCCAATTTGATTTCGAATATTTATTGCAGCAATAA
- the cysS gene encoding cysteine--tRNA ligase, with protein sequence MKQKLFVYNTLSRKKEEFKALNAPHVGMYVCGPTVYSDVHLGNCRTYISFDLMFRYLNHLGYKVRYVRNVTDAGHLEGDAGDEGEDKISKKAKLAQLEPMEIVQKYTVGFHEVMQILNTLPPSIEPTATGHIIEQIEMVKVILEKGYAYEVDGSVYFDVEKYNKTKDYGVLSGRNLEDLLNNTRTLGGQQEKHGKLDFALWIKAKPEHLMKWPSPWGVGFPGWHLECSAMSQKYLGEQFDIHGGGLDLVPTHHTNEIAQHVACCGKNPANYWVHTNMLTVNGQKMSKSLGNSFLPHELFSGENSILNKGYSPMTVRFFMLQAHYRSTLDFGNDAMEASEKGFKRLMNAYALLDGLKASGSTEIEIEPLLERCYAAMNDDFNSPVLIAELFEASRIINSVHDGKMKINEVNLGLLKNLMKTFVQEVLGLKDEQADNDDLPKILNLIVELRNEAKANKDYATSDKIREGLSKVGFQLKDSKEGTLWSKN encoded by the coding sequence ATGAAACAAAAATTGTTTGTTTACAATACTTTATCCCGCAAAAAAGAAGAATTTAAGGCCCTTAATGCCCCGCATGTGGGCATGTACGTTTGCGGCCCAACTGTTTACAGTGATGTGCATTTGGGTAACTGCCGTACCTATATATCTTTCGATCTGATGTTTCGCTACCTTAACCATTTAGGGTACAAGGTTCGCTATGTACGTAATGTAACTGATGCCGGCCACCTGGAAGGCGACGCCGGCGACGAAGGCGAAGACAAAATTTCGAAAAAAGCAAAACTGGCCCAATTGGAGCCGATGGAAATTGTACAAAAATATACTGTTGGTTTTCATGAGGTAATGCAGATACTGAACACCCTGCCGCCAAGTATTGAACCAACAGCCACCGGGCATATTATTGAGCAGATAGAAATGGTAAAGGTTATTCTTGAAAAAGGATATGCTTACGAGGTAGATGGATCGGTTTATTTTGATGTTGAAAAATATAATAAAACCAAAGATTACGGCGTGTTAAGCGGCCGCAACCTGGAAGATTTACTGAACAATACCCGCACGCTGGGCGGCCAGCAGGAAAAACACGGCAAGCTTGATTTTGCCTTGTGGATAAAAGCCAAGCCAGAGCACCTGATGAAATGGCCATCGCCCTGGGGCGTGGGCTTCCCGGGCTGGCACCTGGAATGCTCGGCCATGAGCCAGAAATATTTAGGTGAGCAATTTGACATTCATGGCGGCGGCCTTGATCTTGTGCCAACCCACCATACCAACGAGATAGCCCAACACGTGGCCTGCTGCGGTAAAAACCCGGCCAATTATTGGGTGCATACCAACATGCTTACGGTGAACGGCCAAAAAATGTCGAAATCGTTAGGAAACAGCTTTTTGCCCCATGAACTTTTCAGCGGCGAAAACTCTATCCTGAATAAGGGCTACAGCCCCATGACCGTGCGCTTTTTTATGCTGCAGGCACATTACCGCAGCACGCTTGATTTTGGCAACGATGCCATGGAGGCCTCTGAAAAAGGTTTTAAGCGATTGATGAACGCCTATGCCTTGCTGGATGGCCTAAAGGCATCTGGCAGTACCGAAATTGAAATAGAACCCCTGCTGGAGCGTTGCTACGCGGCAATGAACGATGATTTTAACAGCCCGGTATTGATTGCCGAACTGTTTGAAGCATCGCGGATCATCAACTCGGTACATGACGGCAAAATGAAGATTAACGAAGTTAACCTTGGGTTGCTTAAAAACCTTATGAAAACGTTTGTGCAGGAAGTTTTAGGACTTAAAGATGAACAGGCCGATAATGATGATTTGCCCAAAATACTCAACCTGATAGTTGAACTGCGTAACGAAGCCAAAGCAAATAAAGATTATGCCACCAGCGATAAAATCCGTGAAGGCCTGTCAAAAGTAGGGTTTCAGCTAAAAGATAGCAAAGAAGGTACGCTCTGGAGCAAGAATTAG
- a CDS encoding non-ribosomal peptide synthetase — translation MNTPVSPKIENSIIEALNDCFELYSNNVALVFNGEYVTFAVLNRRANKLAHLLIDRGVKPNDLIPVCLNQGIELIVAILGVLKSGGAYVPIDPDYPAAQINYIFKDCQPRLILTTTECQHLLQGTANASQILVDQLDGIDYSENNPNINIAGESRAYVMYTSGTTGNPNGVIIEHRSLVNNLMWAHRYFKLHESDVVLQKTTFCFDVSVWEILWPLLSGARLIIINKDDYRDSEKLKATIKLFRVTTIHFIPAMLEFFLLDCKTDEYREINTIICSGEALSTYQVVLLKNKLPNVNLYNLYGPTETTIHSTFWQVPDGFGTSDKVLIGSAIDNTSLYLLDEQGMQQAPGGIGELYIGGIGVARGYLNKPELTSSRFIVNSFNNEKPGRLFKTGDFGRQLPDGNIEYLGRIDDQVKIAGNRIELESIEAVLKTSGLAKHAVAAVKKTSAGSLNIIAFVVLNKGVSVADIWDYLLTKLPGYMLPASIKAVTQIPFTSNGKINKHLLVNPELPGDQGHQIIEPSNELENAIFVFWKSLFETEDISVLDNFFDLGGNSLLAVKLLSFLRRYTQRHINYITLHHYPTISSLADFLSKPGAVQKSNTLIPLKAGGNLPPLYLVNGGDQAGDGFFALAAALDPDQPVYGFESNGFNNKGHKFESIEEVATHYVNSILKDNPYGPYAVAGYSLGGVFAFEMARQLKALGKEVKLLAIIDSLTRDPALIKTQYSFYTVLRLMAFNIRMLGNGLKPALNYSKLVLKAALAKIKSRNGETVKSDADNSSSAELGGSSEPGPFELSVFDLSVSLYIKYVIDKYDGGLVVFKAKQKTFYMDDFKYLGWKPHAKKIKAISIDGHHLTLFDEPQVAAFGKRLQQELNAGF, via the coding sequence TTGAATACCCCAGTTTCCCCTAAAATAGAAAATTCAATCATCGAGGCGCTAAACGATTGTTTTGAATTATACTCAAATAACGTTGCCCTCGTATTCAATGGCGAATACGTAACATTTGCTGTGCTAAACAGGCGTGCCAATAAACTGGCCCATTTATTAATAGACAGAGGTGTAAAACCCAACGATTTAATCCCGGTATGCCTCAACCAGGGCATCGAGCTGATAGTTGCGATTCTTGGCGTATTAAAATCAGGAGGTGCTTATGTCCCTATAGATCCTGATTATCCGGCTGCCCAGATTAATTACATATTCAAAGATTGCCAGCCTCGGCTCATCCTTACCACCACCGAATGCCAACACCTGCTACAGGGGACCGCCAACGCCAGCCAGATATTGGTTGATCAACTTGATGGTATTGACTATTCCGAAAACAATCCAAACATCAATATTGCGGGCGAAAGCCGGGCGTATGTCATGTATACTTCCGGCACAACAGGTAATCCCAATGGGGTTATCATTGAGCATCGTAGCCTGGTAAATAATTTAATGTGGGCGCACCGGTATTTTAAACTCCACGAAAGTGATGTTGTATTACAAAAAACCACCTTTTGCTTTGATGTTTCTGTGTGGGAAATTTTATGGCCCCTGCTTTCGGGCGCGCGGTTAATCATCATCAATAAAGACGACTACCGTGATAGCGAAAAGTTAAAAGCAACCATAAAGCTGTTCCGTGTAACCACCATCCATTTTATTCCGGCAATGCTGGAGTTTTTTTTATTGGATTGCAAAACTGATGAGTACCGGGAAATAAATACCATAATATGCAGTGGCGAAGCCCTAAGCACATACCAGGTTGTGTTGTTAAAAAACAAATTGCCCAATGTAAACCTCTATAACTTATATGGCCCAACCGAAACCACTATCCATTCCACCTTCTGGCAGGTGCCGGATGGCTTTGGCACTTCAGATAAAGTATTAATTGGCAGCGCCATTGACAACACCTCGCTTTATCTGCTCGACGAACAGGGAATGCAGCAGGCGCCAGGCGGCATTGGGGAGTTGTATATAGGCGGCATTGGCGTAGCACGCGGCTATCTGAATAAGCCGGAACTTACATCAAGCCGATTTATTGTAAACTCGTTTAATAACGAAAAGCCGGGTCGCTTGTTTAAAACCGGAGATTTTGGCCGCCAATTACCCGATGGAAACATAGAATATTTAGGCCGGATTGATGACCAGGTTAAAATTGCCGGCAACCGGATTGAGCTGGAATCAATAGAAGCGGTACTTAAAACCAGCGGACTGGCAAAGCACGCTGTTGCGGCGGTAAAAAAAACATCGGCGGGCAGTTTAAATATCATCGCCTTTGTTGTTTTAAACAAAGGCGTTTCCGTTGCCGATATCTGGGACTATCTACTCACTAAGCTACCTGGCTATATGTTGCCGGCCAGCATTAAAGCGGTAACGCAAATTCCCTTTACATCCAACGGAAAAATCAACAAACATCTGTTGGTAAATCCCGAACTGCCCGGAGATCAGGGACACCAGATTATTGAACCCTCGAATGAATTGGAAAATGCAATCTTTGTTTTTTGGAAATCTCTTTTTGAAACAGAAGACATAAGCGTACTGGATAATTTTTTCGACTTAGGCGGCAATTCATTACTTGCCGTTAAATTATTGTCGTTTTTGCGGCGGTATACGCAGCGGCACATTAACTACATTACCCTGCATCATTACCCCACAATTTCATCACTGGCCGATTTTTTAAGCAAGCCGGGAGCTGTGCAAAAATCAAACACCCTTATTCCGCTTAAAGCAGGTGGCAACCTTCCGCCGTTGTACCTGGTAAACGGTGGCGACCAGGCCGGTGATGGCTTTTTTGCCTTGGCTGCAGCCCTTGATCCCGATCAGCCCGTTTACGGGTTTGAATCAAACGGGTTTAATAACAAGGGCCACAAATTTGAAAGCATTGAAGAGGTTGCAACGCATTATGTAAACAGTATTCTGAAGGATAATCCCTACGGCCCATACGCGGTTGCCGGATATTCCCTGGGAGGGGTGTTCGCGTTTGAAATGGCCCGGCAGTTAAAGGCATTAGGTAAAGAAGTTAAATTACTGGCCATAATTGATAGTTTAACCCGCGACCCCGCTTTAATAAAAACCCAGTATTCTTTTTACACCGTTTTACGGTTAATGGCATTTAACATCCGCATGCTTGGTAATGGCTTAAAACCCGCGCTAAATTATAGCAAACTGGTTTTAAAAGCCGCTTTGGCAAAAATAAAGTCGCGAAACGGTGAAACGGTGAAGAGCGATGCCGACAACAGCTCTTCGGCGGAGTTAGGTGGCAGTTCGGAACCCGGGCCTTTTGAACTTAGTGTTTTTGACTTGAGTGTATCGCTCTATATAAAATATGTGATTGATAAATACGACGGAGGATTGGTTGTTTTTAAGGCAAAACAAAAAACATTTTACATGGATGATTTTAAATACCTGGGCTGGAAACCCCATGCAAAAAAGATCAAAGCTATATCCATTGACGGTCATCACCTTACCCTGTTTGACGAGCCCCAGGTTGCGGCTTTTGGCAAACGGCTACAGCAGGAATTAAACGCCGGTTTTTAA
- a CDS encoding C45 family autoproteolytic acyltransferase/hydolase, translated as MRKKFSWKKFGKRTLYAFLGFVGLIIIGMVYLYIVAIDYPPEPKDQSSLNLIRQQPSKGFYTINNSWFRKSKSGLFEMYVEGKPFERGVINGKLSQELVVAQEDHFVEQISRIVPSNFYRHFLKYFIAWFNRNLDKNITEEYKEEIYGISKSASDKYQYIGSNYQRILNYHAAHDIGHALQSMALVGCTSFGTWGVKSEDSTMIIGRNFDFYVGDKFAQDKMVAFFNPSDGYKFMTVTWGGFIGAVSGMNEKGVSVTINADKTNIPTGAATPVSLVAREILQYAKNTQEAYAIAKKRKMFVSEAFLVASAADNKAVVIEKTPDTLDMYDPHQDYILCANHFQSKGLSQSKENKVQMAESASPYRYNRLMELLNANGKNTVQKTIAILRDQKGLHGQNIGMGNEKAINQLMSHHSIVFEPKKLLVWVSTSPWQLGEYVAYDLKKVFGLRGMKQDQEINEEKLTVPADTFLSTAQYLHFVNFRKMRQRVLDGETINTDSLVATNPQYYFAYVIAGDYTFKQKDYKKALGYYQSALTKVIATKKEEEHIKIQIKKCTEKIK; from the coding sequence ATGCGTAAAAAATTTAGCTGGAAAAAGTTTGGCAAAAGAACGTTGTATGCGTTCCTTGGCTTTGTAGGGCTTATTATTATAGGCATGGTGTACCTGTACATTGTAGCCATTGATTACCCGCCCGAGCCTAAGGACCAAAGCAGCCTTAACCTAATACGCCAGCAGCCAAGCAAGGGGTTTTATACCATTAACAACAGTTGGTTCCGTAAAAGCAAGAGCGGCCTTTTTGAGATGTATGTAGAGGGAAAACCCTTTGAGCGTGGCGTTATTAACGGCAAGCTAAGCCAGGAATTGGTGGTAGCCCAGGAAGACCATTTTGTGGAGCAGATAAGTCGTATTGTACCCTCCAACTTTTACCGTCATTTTTTAAAATATTTTATAGCCTGGTTTAACCGAAACCTGGATAAAAACATTACAGAAGAATACAAGGAGGAGATTTATGGCATCTCTAAATCCGCATCGGACAAATACCAATATATAGGCTCCAATTATCAGCGTATTTTAAACTATCACGCGGCGCATGATATCGGCCATGCCCTGCAAAGCATGGCTTTGGTGGGCTGTACATCATTTGGCACCTGGGGCGTAAAAAGTGAGGACAGCACCATGATCATTGGCCGCAACTTTGATTTTTATGTGGGCGATAAATTCGCGCAGGATAAAATGGTGGCTTTCTTTAACCCCTCTGATGGGTATAAATTTATGACGGTTACCTGGGGCGGCTTTATTGGCGCCGTAAGCGGCATGAACGAGAAAGGCGTAAGCGTAACCATTAATGCCGATAAAACAAATATCCCAACAGGAGCGGCAACACCTGTATCGCTGGTAGCGCGCGAAATTTTGCAATACGCCAAAAACACGCAGGAGGCCTATGCCATTGCTAAAAAACGCAAAATGTTTGTATCGGAGGCTTTCCTGGTAGCATCGGCAGCCGATAATAAGGCGGTTGTGATAGAGAAAACGCCGGATACGCTGGATATGTATGATCCGCACCAGGATTATATTCTTTGTGCCAATCATTTCCAAAGCAAGGGCCTTAGCCAATCAAAGGAAAACAAAGTGCAGATGGCCGAGAGCGCGTCGCCGTATCGCTACAACCGTTTAATGGAATTGCTGAATGCCAACGGGAAAAACACGGTACAAAAAACCATAGCCATCCTGCGCGACCAGAAAGGCCTGCATGGCCAAAACATTGGCATGGGTAATGAAAAGGCCATCAATCAGCTGATGAGCCACCACAGCATTGTATTTGAGCCTAAAAAGCTACTGGTATGGGTAAGCACCTCGCCATGGCAATTAGGCGAGTATGTTGCCTACGATCTTAAAAAAGTATTCGGTCTGCGCGGTATGAAACAAGACCAGGAAATTAACGAAGAAAAACTAACCGTACCAGCAGATACCTTCCTATCCACAGCCCAATACCTCCATTTTGTAAACTTCCGCAAAATGCGCCAACGCGTGTTAGACGGTGAAACCATCAATACCGATAGCCTGGTTGCTACCAATCCGCAATACTATTTCGCTTACGTTATAGCCGGCGATTACACTTTTAAACAAAAAGATTATAAAAAGGCATTAGGCTATTACCAATCGGCGCTGACCAAGGTTATCGCCACAAAAAAAGAAGAAGAGCATATTAAAATACAGATAAAAAAGTGCACGGAAAAGATAAAATAA
- a CDS encoding phytoene desaturase family protein: protein MEIFDAVIIGSGMGGLVSADLLGREGFKVCVIEKNQQIGGSLQTYVRDKVIFDSGVHYLGGLDEGQNLYQIFKYIDIIDKLKLQKQDVVFDKIGIHGEDIEYEYAQGYDNFIAHILKHFPGEEAALNAYCDKIKEVCSKFSLYNLQSGDDFNEKSAVLEIDTKGFIESITDNPRLQAVLAGNNALYAGQADKTPFYVHALILNSYIESSYKCIDGGSQIAKYIAKNIRARGGVIKRNCLVKRIVVEDGKVSHVEIAGGGKIYGKQFISNIHPVQTLEMTDSDIIKLAYRNRLKGLENSVSSFTLNVVFKKDSFPYFNTNYYVGKEGHVWDIAEYTGENWPLGFAYFMAPSSKSPNYADGASILTYMRFEEMKPWEDTFNTVSNVNERGETYEEFKIRKSEKLLDMVEEKFPGFRSHVKSYYSATPLSYRDYIGNGDGSLYGIVKDYKHTLKTFISPRTKIPNLYFTGQNLNLHGILGTAMSAIVTCTTLLGDDAIIGKIRNA from the coding sequence ATGGAGATTTTTGATGCCGTAATTATCGGCAGTGGCATGGGGGGATTGGTGAGCGCCGATTTACTGGGCAGGGAAGGTTTTAAAGTTTGCGTCATCGAAAAAAACCAGCAAATAGGTGGTTCGCTGCAAACTTATGTGCGCGATAAAGTGATCTTTGATTCGGGCGTACACTACCTTGGCGGGTTGGATGAAGGCCAAAACCTGTACCAGATTTTCAAATACATCGACATTATAGATAAGCTTAAGCTGCAAAAACAGGATGTTGTTTTTGATAAGATAGGCATCCACGGCGAAGATATTGAGTATGAATACGCCCAGGGATACGATAATTTCATTGCCCATATATTAAAACACTTTCCCGGTGAGGAAGCCGCGCTTAACGCCTATTGCGATAAGATCAAAGAGGTATGCAGCAAATTCTCGTTATACAACCTGCAAAGCGGCGATGACTTTAACGAGAAATCGGCCGTGTTGGAAATTGACACCAAGGGCTTTATCGAATCTATAACAGATAACCCACGCTTGCAGGCCGTGTTGGCGGGCAACAACGCCTTATACGCCGGGCAGGCCGATAAAACGCCATTTTATGTACACGCGCTGATACTGAACAGCTATATTGAAAGTTCGTACAAATGTATCGACGGCGGTTCGCAAATTGCCAAGTATATTGCCAAAAACATACGCGCACGTGGCGGGGTTATTAAGCGTAATTGCCTGGTAAAGCGCATTGTGGTTGAGGATGGCAAGGTATCGCATGTGGAAATTGCCGGCGGCGGTAAAATTTACGGCAAGCAATTTATCTCCAACATCCACCCGGTACAAACGCTGGAGATGACGGACAGCGATATCATTAAGCTGGCCTATCGCAACCGCTTAAAGGGGCTCGAAAATTCTGTGTCGTCATTTACCCTGAACGTTGTTTTTAAAAAGGATAGCTTCCCTTATTTTAATACCAACTACTACGTTGGCAAGGAGGGCCATGTTTGGGACATAGCCGAATATACCGGGGAAAACTGGCCGCTTGGCTTTGCCTATTTTATGGCACCATCGTCCAAATCGCCCAATTATGCCGATGGCGCATCCATACTTACCTATATGCGTTTTGAGGAGATGAAGCCATGGGAGGATACTTTTAACACGGTATCAAACGTTAATGAACGGGGCGAAACGTATGAGGAATTTAAGATCCGCAAAAGCGAAAAACTGCTGGATATGGTGGAAGAGAAGTTTCCGGGTTTCCGGAGCCATGTAAAATCATACTATTCGGCCACGCCGCTTAGCTACCGCGATTATATTGGCAATGGTGATGGATCATTGTACGGCATTGTTAAGGATTATAAGCACACCCTGAAAACCTTTATATCGCCGCGTACTAAAATACCCAACCTTTATTTTACCGGCCAAAACTTAAATCTGCACGGCATTTTAGGTACGGCCATGAGCGCTATTGTTACCTGCACCACATTACTTGGCGACGATGCCATTATAGGAAAAATACGGAATGCGTAA